In one Mucilaginibacter sp. PAMB04168 genomic region, the following are encoded:
- a CDS encoding DMT family transporter gives MYKNVLPGLLFAVLWASGAIAAKFGMRSVDALMLAAIRFIATGFLFAPFFLLHKKHRFLPHRYEWKPIIIYGFLNTTLTLGSFFAAQKYASAGISMLFTAVAPLLMALFSALILKRKLSRAEIAGMLVAFSGLLLAALAALPAASITPAGFALLVVYMVSYALSSIYFSFVNVALSNMVFNIWQVFIGGLLVLPFCWLLSSYHIHRVDANLLWSLAWLIIMLSFIANLLWLYLIKRDTVSAGTWLYLVPILGFIYGYFLLGEKITLYSIIGGIMVIAGLVISKRTAKKVPHTS, from the coding sequence ATGTATAAAAATGTTCTGCCCGGGTTACTATTTGCTGTTCTTTGGGCAAGTGGGGCTATAGCTGCCAAGTTTGGCATGCGCTCAGTTGATGCGTTAATGCTGGCCGCTATACGCTTTATTGCTACCGGATTTTTATTCGCACCTTTTTTTCTATTGCATAAAAAGCATCGGTTTTTGCCGCATCGCTATGAGTGGAAACCTATCATTATTTACGGCTTTTTGAACACCACGCTCACCCTTGGATCGTTTTTCGCCGCGCAAAAATACGCCTCAGCAGGTATCAGTATGTTGTTTACGGCAGTGGCGCCCTTGCTCATGGCTTTATTCTCAGCCCTTATTTTAAAGCGGAAGCTAAGCCGAGCAGAAATTGCAGGCATGCTGGTAGCTTTTTCGGGTTTGCTATTGGCCGCTTTGGCCGCCTTGCCTGCGGCCAGTATTACGCCGGCCGGTTTTGCGCTGTTGGTTGTCTATATGGTATCGTACGCTTTAAGCAGCATTTACTTCTCGTTTGTTAATGTAGCACTGAGCAACATGGTGTTTAATATATGGCAAGTGTTTATAGGTGGGTTGCTGGTACTGCCATTTTGCTGGTTGCTCAGCAGCTATCACATACACAGGGTGGATGCCAATCTGCTTTGGTCATTAGCTTGGCTTATCATAATGCTGTCGTTTATAGCTAATTTATTGTGGCTGTACCTCATTAAGCGCGATACCGTCTCGGCAGGTACATGGCTGTACTTAGTACCAATACTTGGCTTTATATACGGCTACTTCCTGCTCGGCGAAAAGATAACGCTATACTCTATTATTGGCGGCATAATGGTTATAGCCGGATTGGTTATATCCAAACGTACGGCTAAAAAAGTTCCGCATACGTCTTAA
- a CDS encoding YceH family protein, producing the protein MDYSQSLPKLNHEEIRVLGSLMEKSRTTPDYYPMTINSLTAACNQKSSRKPVVQYDEDTVVRALDSLKKKGLVSTATGGSSRAVKYKHNFAIVFPVIPSEVAIICLLLLRGPQTPGELNTNSGRLYEFETLDDVQQALEKLSSGDLPYLTLLPRRSGQKEARYMHLLGETLEIPEDDEPELNTSSSGLAVAALEERVARLEEELATMRTEFDKLMKELIG; encoded by the coding sequence ATGGATTATTCGCAAAGCTTACCTAAACTTAACCACGAAGAGATACGCGTGCTGGGCTCGCTGATGGAAAAAAGCCGCACCACGCCCGATTATTACCCCATGACCATCAACAGCCTCACGGCTGCCTGCAACCAAAAATCATCGCGTAAACCGGTGGTACAGTATGATGAGGATACGGTTGTTCGGGCGCTCGATTCGCTTAAGAAAAAGGGCCTGGTTTCGACTGCTACAGGTGGCTCCAGCAGGGCGGTAAAGTACAAGCATAATTTTGCTATCGTGTTTCCAGTCATCCCATCGGAAGTGGCTATTATTTGTTTGTTGCTGTTGCGCGGTCCGCAAACGCCCGGCGAGCTAAACACCAACTCGGGCCGGCTGTATGAGTTTGAAACGCTGGATGATGTACAGCAGGCCTTGGAAAAACTAAGCAGCGGCGACCTGCCCTACCTTACGCTCTTACCACGCCGCAGCGGACAGAAAGAAGCGCGTTACATGCATTTATTAGGCGAAACATTGGAAATACCTGAAGACGACGAACCCGAACTAAACACATCATCATCCGGTTTGGCCGTAGCAGCTTTAGAAGAGCGGGTTGCCCGACTGGAAGAAGAACTGGCTACCATGCGCACTGAATTTGATAAGCTGATGAAAGAGTTAATAGGCTAA
- the purU gene encoding formyltetrahydrofolate deformylase, giving the protein MIIIIQCRDRVGLVSGISGALAQAGINIISMDEYVDKAENRFFVRVEAEAPASRLLDESQLRQILPDDAIITINPLPEKKIVVLVTKEYHCLADILVRNYFKTLGATVSAVIGNHDVLQDICKRFDIPFHYISHEQLSKPEFEEAVGDIIDTYQPDFVVLAKFMRILSPTFVARFIRRIINIHHSFLPAFIGANPYRQAHERGVKLIGATAHYVTNDLDEGPIIAQQTIPVHHGFTAQDMMKAGREIETAVLAKALRLVLHDRVFVYKNRTVIFE; this is encoded by the coding sequence ATGATTATTATTATACAGTGCCGCGACCGGGTAGGCCTGGTTTCAGGCATTTCGGGGGCCCTGGCGCAGGCCGGTATCAATATCATCTCGATGGATGAATATGTGGACAAGGCCGAGAACCGCTTTTTTGTACGCGTTGAAGCTGAAGCTCCTGCCAGCCGCCTGCTGGATGAAAGTCAGCTAAGGCAAATATTGCCCGATGACGCCATCATCACTATTAACCCGCTGCCCGAAAAAAAGATAGTGGTACTGGTAACCAAAGAATACCACTGTTTGGCCGATATACTGGTACGTAACTACTTTAAAACTTTAGGCGCAACCGTGTCAGCAGTAATAGGTAACCACGATGTGTTACAAGACATTTGCAAGCGCTTTGACATTCCCTTTCACTATATATCGCATGAACAGCTGAGTAAGCCGGAGTTTGAAGAGGCGGTTGGTGATATAATTGATACCTACCAGCCCGATTTTGTAGTGCTGGCTAAATTTATGCGCATATTATCGCCCACATTTGTGGCTCGTTTTATCAGGCGTATTATCAATATTCACCACTCGTTTCTACCAGCATTTATTGGAGCTAACCCTTACCGGCAGGCGCATGAGCGCGGGGTAAAACTCATAGGTGCCACTGCCCACTATGTAACTAATGACTTGGATGAAGGTCCCATTATAGCCCAGCAAACCATCCCGGTTCACCATGGCTTTACTGCACAGGATATGATGAAAGCCGGACGAGAAATTGAAACCGCCGTACTAGCTAAAGCGCTCCGACTGGTATTGCACGACCGTGTGTTTGTGTACAAGAACAGAACTGTAATTTTTGAGTAA
- the mraZ gene encoding division/cell wall cluster transcriptional repressor MraZ, which translates to MSHFLGEFDCKLDAKGRMMIPSGLKKQLPEAEREGLVINRGFEKHLVIYTRKEWDKIVDDLSKLNQYEKRTREFIRYFTRGASELTLDANNRVLLPKALLEYAGIGADVVLSCQFNKIEVWDQAAYDAQLDSAPENFANLAEEVMGGLGRRGDE; encoded by the coding sequence ATGTCCCACTTTTTAGGAGAATTTGATTGTAAACTGGATGCCAAAGGGCGGATGATGATCCCTTCGGGCCTCAAGAAGCAGCTTCCCGAAGCTGAGCGTGAGGGCCTTGTGATCAACCGTGGCTTTGAAAAGCATTTGGTAATCTATACTCGCAAGGAGTGGGATAAAATTGTAGATGACCTGAGTAAGCTTAATCAATACGAGAAACGTACCCGTGAATTTATACGCTACTTTACCCGTGGGGCATCTGAGTTAACGCTTGATGCTAATAACCGGGTGTTGTTGCCTAAGGCGTTGCTGGAGTATGCTGGTATTGGCGCCGATGTGGTTTTGTCTTGTCAGTTTAATAAAATAGAAGTTTGGGATCAGGCTGCTTATGATGCGCAACTGGACAGCGCGCCCGAAAACTTTGCCAACCTGGCCGAAGAGGTAATGGGTGGTTTAGGAAGGAGGGGTGATGAATAA
- the rsmH gene encoding 16S rRNA (cytosine(1402)-N(4))-methyltransferase RsmH has translation MMNNYHKPVMLQECIEALNIKPNGTYVDVTFGGGGHSREILKHLGEGGRLIAFDQDADAQQNIIDDGRFQFVDQNFRYLKNFCRLHGAIPVDGILADLGVSSYQFDQAERGFSIRFDAELDMRMNQSSELTAKQVVNTYAEADLHRIFGIYGEIQNAKSLARNIVTARLNSPMDTVADLKNAIAGLIPRGKENKYLAQVFQALRIEVNQELEALKDFLIQTADVLVSGGRLVVMSYHSLEDRLVKNFIAKGKFSGEVEKDFYGNDQKPLEAISRGAITATDEEIKENNRARSAKLRIAVKK, from the coding sequence GTGATGAATAATTATCATAAGCCGGTTATGCTTCAGGAGTGTATTGAGGCCTTGAATATTAAGCCTAATGGCACCTATGTAGATGTAACCTTTGGTGGTGGTGGTCACTCGCGCGAAATTCTGAAGCATTTAGGCGAGGGTGGACGGTTGATTGCCTTTGATCAAGATGCGGATGCGCAGCAGAATATTATTGATGATGGGCGCTTTCAGTTTGTAGATCAGAATTTTCGGTATTTGAAGAATTTTTGCCGTTTGCATGGGGCTATTCCGGTTGATGGGATCCTGGCCGATCTGGGTGTTTCGTCTTACCAGTTTGATCAGGCCGAGCGTGGTTTTTCCATCCGTTTTGATGCGGAGCTGGATATGCGCATGAATCAGTCGTCAGAACTGACTGCCAAGCAGGTGGTGAATACTTATGCCGAGGCTGATTTGCATCGCATTTTTGGCATTTACGGCGAAATACAAAATGCCAAATCACTGGCGCGTAACATAGTTACTGCCCGGTTAAACAGCCCGATGGATACCGTGGCCGACTTGAAAAATGCCATTGCTGGTTTAATACCGCGTGGTAAAGAGAATAAGTACCTGGCGCAGGTTTTTCAGGCCTTGCGTATTGAGGTAAACCAGGAGCTGGAGGCTTTAAAGGATTTTTTAATCCAAACGGCAGATGTGCTGGTTTCGGGCGGTAGGTTGGTAGTTATGTCTTATCATTCGTTGGAAGATAGGCTGGTTAAGAACTTTATTGCTAAAGGAAAATTTAGCGGCGAGGTTGAAAAAGATTTTTACGGTAACGATCAAAAACCGCTGGAGGCGATAAGCCGCGGCGCAATTACCGCTACTGATGAGGAAATAAAAGAAAACAACAGGGCACGTAGTGCTAAACTAAGGATAGCTGTAAAGAAATGA
- a CDS encoding FtsL-like putative cell division protein: protein MSNRLRTEIQEEEAEKELVVEERPVQDVPENFFTNLLSKGVVTTDDVTRALPFVFFLALLGMVYIANRHVAENTLRNIDKLSKEVKELSWDFKTTKAEMAYKSTLTEVAKRADTLGVTESVEPPQKLTDAEVVK from the coding sequence ATGAGTAACCGTTTGCGTACAGAAATTCAGGAAGAAGAAGCTGAAAAGGAGCTTGTAGTAGAAGAGCGCCCGGTGCAGGATGTGCCCGAAAACTTTTTTACCAACTTGTTAAGCAAGGGTGTTGTCACTACTGATGATGTTACCCGGGCTTTGCCTTTTGTGTTTTTTTTAGCCCTGTTAGGAATGGTTTATATAGCAAACCGTCATGTTGCCGAAAACACGTTACGCAACATTGATAAGTTAAGCAAGGAAGTAAAAGAGTTGAGCTGGGATTTTAAGACTACAAAGGCCGAAATGGCTTACAAGAGTACACTAACTGAAGTGGCTAAGCGGGCAGATACATTAGGGGTGACCGAATCGGTTGAGCCGCCACAGAAATTAACAGATGCGGAGGTAGTAAAATGA
- a CDS encoding penicillin-binding protein produces MNIRTNILLRVYLAFGLIVVLAFAVFFKLCYLQFAQGKKWKAMADSLSTRYVNIDAARGNIFAVDGSLLATSVPEYELHMDMLAGGIADDDVFYEKVDSLAMKMSQFFGDKSAREYSMILRDARKDSLRYQLIRRKVSYQDLKKIRKFPIFNMGRYKGGLIIVQQNKRILPFRSLAARTIGYSNKNVKNPVGLEGAYASYIEGESGKRLMQRIAGGVWMPVNQEEEIAPKEGADIISTIDVNFQDVVQNALLKQLIKSDAHHGAAILMEVATGEVRAVANYSKVAPGEYQEKFNYAIAGNQDPGSTFKIASYLALLEDKMVDTSTLVGTGTYKIPGHTIKDSHGSIGVVTVKKAFEESSNAAVAYLVNKSYKEDQSKFTDHLYDWHLNEKLGLQIPGEAQPVVKNPKNTSWNKNMTLPQMAYGYEMQLTPLKMLSFYNAIANNGKYIAPIFVKEIRRLGNPVEQFKARVINDKICSDVTLKKMQEMMEGVITEGTGKNIIYNPLYRIAGKSGTAQVADANKGYKARRQYQASFAGYFPADKPKYSLIVVINDPKNGYYGALVAGPVFREIADKVYSSDLEMHQNLPSHYVGNTQMPQIKTGNLKAVQQVYQKLGVKPLYASNTPRTADTSNGIASQEIKFKQGTVPSVTGMTLSDALYVMGNAGYKTTVRGSGVVAKQSVTGGSMIPKGAKITLELE; encoded by the coding sequence ATGAACATCAGGACCAATATATTACTGCGTGTTTACCTGGCATTCGGACTTATTGTAGTACTGGCTTTTGCCGTGTTTTTTAAACTGTGCTATCTGCAGTTTGCGCAGGGCAAAAAGTGGAAGGCTATGGCTGATAGCTTATCAACCCGCTATGTGAATATTGATGCTGCGCGGGGGAATATTTTTGCGGTAGACGGTAGTTTATTGGCTACCTCTGTACCCGAGTATGAGCTGCATATGGATATGTTAGCCGGCGGCATTGCCGATGATGATGTTTTCTACGAGAAAGTCGACTCGCTGGCCATGAAAATGTCCCAGTTTTTTGGTGATAAATCGGCCCGCGAGTATTCCATGATCTTACGTGATGCACGTAAGGATAGCCTGCGTTATCAGCTCATTCGCCGCAAAGTGTCTTACCAGGATTTAAAGAAGATTCGCAAGTTTCCTATTTTTAATATGGGGCGGTATAAAGGCGGTTTGATCATAGTGCAGCAAAACAAGCGTATTTTGCCGTTCCGTTCGCTGGCCGCGCGTACCATTGGATATTCTAATAAAAACGTAAAAAATCCGGTTGGTTTAGAGGGTGCCTATGCCAGCTATATAGAGGGCGAGAGCGGCAAGCGTTTGATGCAGCGCATTGCCGGTGGCGTTTGGATGCCGGTTAATCAGGAAGAAGAAATTGCACCTAAAGAAGGCGCTGATATTATATCAACCATTGATGTGAACTTTCAGGATGTAGTTCAAAACGCATTACTAAAGCAATTAATAAAAAGTGATGCGCATCATGGTGCTGCTATATTAATGGAGGTTGCTACCGGCGAAGTTCGTGCAGTGGCTAATTACTCAAAGGTTGCCCCGGGCGAGTATCAGGAAAAATTTAATTATGCAATTGCCGGTAATCAGGACCCTGGTTCTACTTTTAAGATAGCCTCTTATCTGGCCTTGCTTGAAGATAAAATGGTTGACACCAGTACCCTGGTTGGTACAGGTACCTATAAAATACCCGGCCATACTATTAAAGATTCGCACGGGAGTATTGGAGTGGTAACCGTTAAAAAGGCGTTTGAAGAGTCATCGAACGCCGCGGTTGCCTACCTGGTTAATAAAAGCTACAAGGAAGATCAATCGAAGTTTACCGATCACTTGTATGATTGGCATTTGAATGAAAAACTGGGCCTGCAAATTCCGGGCGAAGCGCAACCTGTTGTTAAGAACCCTAAAAATACGAGCTGGAACAAAAACATGACCCTGCCGCAAATGGCTTATGGTTATGAAATGCAGCTTACGCCGCTAAAAATGTTGTCTTTCTATAACGCTATAGCTAACAATGGTAAATACATAGCGCCAATTTTTGTAAAAGAAATCAGAAGGTTGGGCAACCCGGTTGAGCAGTTTAAAGCTCGTGTTATTAATGATAAAATATGCTCTGACGTTACCCTGAAGAAGATGCAGGAAATGATGGAGGGTGTAATAACTGAGGGCACTGGTAAAAACATTATTTATAATCCCTTGTACCGCATTGCGGGTAAATCGGGCACGGCACAGGTGGCTGATGCCAATAAAGGTTACAAAGCCAGGCGGCAATATCAAGCTTCTTTTGCCGGTTATTTCCCGGCCGATAAGCCTAAGTATTCGCTCATCGTAGTTATCAACGACCCCAAAAACGGTTACTACGGTGCGTTGGTGGCTGGTCCGGTGTTTCGGGAAATTGCAGATAAGGTATACTCCAGCGATTTAGAAATGCACCAAAACTTGCCATCGCATTACGTTGGTAATACACAAATGCCGCAAATAAAAACGGGCAACTTAAAAGCTGTGCAACAAGTTTACCAAAAACTGGGTGTAAAGCCATTGTATGCATCGAATACACCCCGTACGGCCGATACCAGCAATGGTATTGCATCGCAGGAAATTAAATTTAAACAAGGCACTGTACCATCCGTAACCGGAATGACCCTGAGCGACGCGTTGTACGTAATGGGCAATGCCGGCTACAAAACAACGGTGCGGGGCAGCGGGGTAGTGGCTAAACAATCGGTAACGGGTGGTAGCATGATACCTAAAGGAGCCAAAATAACTTTAGAACTGGAATGA
- a CDS encoding UDP-N-acetylmuramoyl-L-alanyl-D-glutamate--2,6-diaminopimelate ligase: MRNLSDILEGLAFTELQGAADVEIANVVFDSRKVVPGSLFVAVRGTAVDGHDFIEQAVKDGAVVIVCEDLPGHTADEADYLMVANSAAALGILASNFYDSPSGKLKLVGVTGTNGKTTTATLLYQLFRDLGYKCGLISTVENQINGQVIPSTHTTPDPVVLNELLDKMVAQGCDYCFMEVSSHAVAQHRIDGLTFAGGIFSNLTHDHLDYHKTFDGYLKAKKGFFDMLPKTAFALTNADDKNGNVMLQNSKAAKKTYGLKNMADFKVKILENQFGGLLLNVDGDEVWFKMVGSFNAYNLLAVYAAATLLGQEKAAILTSLSKLSGAEGRFDYTISDNKIIGIVDYAHTPDAVQNVLSTVQDIRKGTEKVITVIGCGGDRDKTKRPVMAKTACDWSDKVILTSDNPRTEDPAQIIRDMEAGVDPANQRKTISIVDRREAIKTAVHLAQPGDIIVLAGKGHEKYQEVNGVRNHFDDKEELLNAFASLST; the protein is encoded by the coding sequence ATGAGAAACCTAAGCGACATACTCGAAGGCCTGGCCTTTACTGAATTGCAAGGTGCTGCCGATGTAGAGATCGCTAACGTGGTCTTTGATTCGCGCAAGGTAGTGCCTGGCTCGCTGTTTGTAGCGGTGCGCGGCACTGCAGTTGATGGTCATGACTTTATAGAGCAGGCCGTTAAAGATGGCGCCGTGGTAATCGTTTGCGAAGACCTGCCCGGTCATACGGCCGATGAGGCAGACTACCTGATGGTAGCTAACTCAGCCGCAGCATTAGGCATCCTGGCATCCAACTTTTATGATAGTCCATCGGGCAAACTAAAGCTGGTAGGGGTAACCGGTACTAATGGTAAAACTACTACGGCTACGCTGCTTTACCAGTTGTTTCGCGATTTAGGTTATAAATGCGGGCTAATTTCCACTGTTGAAAATCAGATTAACGGACAGGTCATACCATCAACCCATACCACGCCCGATCCGGTAGTTTTGAATGAGTTGCTGGATAAAATGGTTGCTCAAGGTTGCGATTACTGCTTTATGGAAGTAAGCTCGCATGCTGTAGCCCAGCACCGTATTGATGGTTTAACCTTTGCCGGTGGTATTTTTTCTAATCTTACGCACGATCACCTCGATTATCACAAAACGTTCGACGGCTACTTAAAAGCCAAAAAAGGTTTTTTTGACATGCTGCCCAAAACAGCTTTTGCACTAACCAATGCCGATGATAAAAACGGTAATGTGATGCTGCAAAATAGCAAAGCCGCTAAAAAGACTTACGGCCTTAAAAACATGGCCGACTTTAAGGTGAAAATCCTGGAGAACCAGTTTGGTGGTTTACTGCTAAATGTGGATGGTGATGAGGTATGGTTTAAAATGGTGGGCAGCTTTAATGCCTACAACCTTTTAGCCGTATATGCCGCTGCTACGTTACTGGGGCAAGAAAAGGCAGCTATATTAACTAGCTTAAGTAAATTATCAGGTGCCGAAGGCAGGTTCGATTATACTATATCTGATAACAAGATTATCGGTATTGTAGATTATGCACACACGCCCGATGCGGTACAAAACGTATTGAGCACGGTGCAGGACATCCGCAAAGGAACTGAAAAAGTTATTACCGTGATTGGTTGTGGTGGCGACCGTGATAAAACCAAACGCCCGGTAATGGCCAAAACCGCCTGCGATTGGAGCGATAAGGTGATCCTCACTTCAGACAACCCGAGAACCGAAGATCCGGCGCAGATTATCCGTGATATGGAAGCGGGTGTGGATCCGGCTAACCAGCGCAAAACCATCAGTATTGTTGATCGTCGCGAGGCCATCAAAACTGCAGTGCATTTGGCGCAACCCGGCGATATTATAGTATTGGCAGGTAAGGGACATGAAAAGTATCAAGAGGTAAACGGCGTGAGAAATCACTTCGATGATAAAGAAGAACTGCTAAATGCATTCGCATCACTAAGTACATAG
- the mraY gene encoding phospho-N-acetylmuramoyl-pentapeptide-transferase, with the protein MLYYLFSYLDRNYNIPGAGVFQYLTFRMAMAVIVSLVVTTVWGRRLIDYLRFKQVGETVRNLGLEGQMQKAGTPTMGGVIILLGILVPTLLFARLDNIYIILMLVTTVWLGAIGFLDDYIKVFKKNKEGLAGRFKITGQVSLALIVGWTMYFHTDIKMRQEVKLPVKYDAPVSYHLKNGTPVYTQDVKTTKTTVPFYKNNEFDYGKVLKFLGGNYERYALMVFMFFVIMIITFVSNGANITDGIDGLATGTSAIIGVTLAVLAYVSGNVLIADYLNIMYIPNTGELVIFAGAFVGACVGFLWYNSFPAQVFMGDTGSLAIGGIIAVFAILIRKELMLPLLCGIFVVENASVIMQVSWFKFTKKRFGEGRRVFLMAPLHHHYQKRGFHEAKIVTRFWIIGIMLAIITVITLKLR; encoded by the coding sequence ATGCTCTATTACCTGTTTAGCTATCTGGATCGCAACTACAATATCCCTGGTGCAGGGGTGTTTCAGTACTTGACGTTCCGTATGGCTATGGCGGTTATTGTATCGCTGGTGGTTACTACCGTTTGGGGGCGCCGTTTAATCGATTATCTGCGCTTTAAGCAGGTTGGCGAAACCGTGCGTAACTTGGGTTTGGAAGGACAAATGCAAAAAGCAGGTACGCCAACTATGGGTGGTGTTATTATTCTGCTGGGTATCCTGGTGCCTACACTGCTTTTTGCCCGGTTGGATAATATATATATCATTCTAATGCTGGTTACTACAGTTTGGCTGGGTGCAATTGGCTTTTTAGATGATTACATAAAAGTATTTAAAAAGAACAAAGAAGGCTTGGCTGGCAGGTTCAAAATTACAGGTCAGGTGAGCCTGGCCCTCATTGTAGGCTGGACTATGTATTTTCATACTGACATCAAGATGCGCCAGGAAGTAAAGCTGCCAGTTAAATATGACGCACCGGTAAGTTATCATTTAAAGAACGGCACGCCGGTTTATACTCAGGATGTAAAGACCACCAAAACTACCGTTCCCTTTTATAAGAACAATGAGTTTGATTACGGTAAGGTGCTCAAGTTTTTAGGCGGTAATTACGAGCGTTATGCACTCATGGTGTTCATGTTTTTTGTGATTATGATTATCACGTTCGTATCAAACGGTGCAAATATTACTGATGGGATTGATGGTTTAGCCACCGGTACATCGGCTATAATTGGGGTAACACTGGCAGTACTGGCTTATGTATCGGGTAACGTGCTCATTGCCGATTACCTGAACATTATGTATATACCCAACACAGGTGAGCTGGTGATTTTTGCCGGTGCCTTTGTAGGGGCATGCGTAGGGTTTTTATGGTATAACTCGTTCCCTGCCCAGGTATTTATGGGTGATACGGGCAGTTTAGCCATTGGCGGTATCATAGCCGTGTTTGCCATCCTGATTCGTAAGGAACTGATGCTGCCTCTACTGTGCGGCATATTCGTGGTAGAGAATGCATCGGTAATTATGCAGGTGAGCTGGTTTAAATTCACCAAAAAGCGCTTTGGCGAAGGGCGCCGGGTGTTCCTGATGGCACCGCTGCATCACCACTACCAAAAAAGAGGTTTCCATGAAGCTAAAATTGTAACCCGTTTTTGGATTATCGGTATTATGCTGGCCATTATAACCGTAATTACACTGAAGCTGAGATAA
- the murD gene encoding UDP-N-acetylmuramoyl-L-alanine--D-glutamate ligase, which produces MNEPNNISTTATATGKRLVVLGAGESGVGAAYLAQQQGYDVFVSDFGAIADQYKAQLQGWNIRFEEKQHTEAEIFKAAEVVKSPGIPEKAPLIKALREKGIPVISEIEFAGRYTNANIIGITGSNGKTTTSSLTYHILKNAGLNVGLAGNIGKSFAYQVATQKFDHYVLELSSFMLDDMYKFRVNIAVLLNITPDHLDRYDYQLQNYADSKFRIAQNQTADDYFIYCADDAETLKGMATRTFAAQLLPFSISKTLPLGAYLNGEELTINTPNNHLQMTITKLALQGKHNIYNSMASGIVSKVLELRNDNIRESMGDFKSVPHRLEHVADISGIRFINDSKATNVNSTWYALESMPDNKVVLILGGVDKGNDYNELTSLVKSKVKAIVCLGTNNQRIHDAFADEVKNIVDTTSAKDAVAAAYKLATKGDTVLLSPACASFDLFKNYEERGNQFKQAVMEL; this is translated from the coding sequence ATGAACGAACCAAATAACATATCAACAACTGCGACTGCCACAGGCAAAAGGCTAGTGGTGCTTGGCGCTGGCGAAAGCGGCGTGGGTGCGGCTTACCTGGCCCAGCAGCAGGGGTATGATGTTTTTGTTTCAGATTTCGGTGCCATTGCCGACCAATATAAAGCACAACTGCAAGGCTGGAATATCCGCTTTGAGGAGAAGCAACATACCGAAGCGGAGATATTTAAAGCTGCAGAGGTGGTAAAAAGCCCGGGCATACCCGAAAAAGCACCGCTAATTAAGGCGCTGCGCGAAAAAGGAATTCCGGTAATTTCCGAAATTGAATTTGCCGGTAGGTATACTAATGCCAACATCATTGGCATCACTGGTTCAAACGGTAAAACTACCACCAGCAGCTTAACCTATCACATTCTGAAAAATGCGGGATTAAATGTTGGCCTTGCAGGTAACATAGGCAAAAGCTTTGCCTACCAGGTGGCAACCCAAAAGTTTGACCACTATGTGCTGGAGCTAAGCAGCTTTATGCTCGATGATATGTACAAGTTTAGGGTAAATATTGCCGTGCTGCTCAATATTACGCCCGATCACTTGGACCGGTACGATTACCAGCTGCAGAACTATGCCGATAGCAAGTTCCGCATTGCGCAAAATCAAACCGCCGATGATTACTTTATTTACTGTGCTGATGATGCCGAAACCTTGAAAGGTATGGCAACACGCACGTTTGCAGCGCAGCTGCTTCCATTTTCAATAAGCAAAACATTACCATTGGGCGCATACCTCAATGGCGAAGAACTAACCATAAATACACCAAACAACCATCTTCAAATGACTATCACCAAATTAGCCTTACAGGGTAAGCACAACATCTACAATTCAATGGCGTCCGGGATTGTGTCGAAAGTACTGGAATTGCGGAATGACAATATCCGTGAGAGCATGGGCGATTTCAAAAGTGTACCCCATCGTTTAGAGCACGTGGCCGATATATCGGGCATCAGGTTCATCAACGATTCTAAAGCTACCAATGTAAACTCTACCTGGTATGCGTTAGAAAGCATGCCCGATAACAAGGTGGTGCTTATTTTAGGTGGTGTAGACAAAGGGAATGATTATAACGAATTAACCAGCCTGGTAAAAAGCAAAGTAAAAGCTATTGTATGCCTGGGTACAAACAACCAGCGTATACATGATGCCTTTGCCGATGAGGTGAAAAATATTGTAGATACAACATCGGCTAAAGATGCTGTAGCTGCCGCCTATAAACTGGCTACTAAAGGTGATACCGTGTTGCTTTCACCTGCTTGTGCCAGCTTCGATTTGTTTAAAAACTACGAAGAACGCGGCAACCAGTTTAAGCAAGCTGTAATGGAGCTGTAA